In the genome of Bradyrhizobium arachidis, one region contains:
- a CDS encoding 3-hydroxybutyrate dehydrogenase, giving the protein MGTLSGKNAVVTGSTSGIGLAYARAFASAGANVVINGFGSPEDIEKERSKIESDFGVKAVYSPADMTKPAEIAQMIALGEKTFGSVDILVNNAGIQFVSPIEEFPIEKWDQIIAINLSSAFHAIRAAVPGMKKKGWGRIINTASAHSLVASPFKSAYVSAKHGINGLTKTVALEVATHKITCNCISPGYVWTPLVEKQIPDTMKARNLTREQVINDVLLDAQPTKEFVTSEQVAALALFLCGDDAAQITGTNLSIDGGWTAE; this is encoded by the coding sequence ATGGGTACTCTCTCAGGCAAAAACGCCGTCGTGACCGGTTCGACCAGCGGTATCGGGCTTGCTTATGCGCGCGCCTTCGCCAGCGCCGGCGCCAATGTCGTCATCAACGGCTTCGGTTCCCCTGAGGACATCGAGAAGGAGCGTTCGAAGATCGAGTCCGATTTTGGCGTCAAGGCAGTCTATTCGCCCGCCGACATGACCAAGCCGGCCGAGATCGCCCAGATGATCGCGCTCGGCGAGAAGACGTTTGGCTCGGTCGACATCCTCGTCAACAATGCCGGCATCCAGTTCGTCTCGCCGATCGAGGAATTCCCGATCGAGAAGTGGGACCAGATCATCGCGATCAACCTGTCCTCGGCCTTCCATGCCATCCGCGCCGCCGTCCCCGGTATGAAGAAGAAGGGCTGGGGCCGTATCATCAACACCGCCTCGGCGCACTCGCTGGTCGCCTCGCCCTTCAAGTCGGCCTACGTGTCGGCCAAGCACGGCATCAACGGTCTCACCAAGACCGTGGCGCTCGAAGTGGCGACCCACAAGATCACCTGCAACTGCATCAGCCCCGGCTATGTCTGGACGCCGCTGGTGGAGAAGCAGATCCCCGACACCATGAAGGCCCGCAACCTCACGCGCGAGCAGGTCATCAACGACGTGCTGCTCGACGCGCAGCCGACCAAGGAGTTCGTGACCTCCGAGCAGGTCGCAGCGCTCGCCCTGTTCCTGTGCGGCGATGACGCCGCGCAGATCACCGGCACCAACCTGTCGATCGATGGCGGCTGGACCGCGGAGTAA
- a CDS encoding sulfite exporter TauE/SafE family protein, which yields MIDPLYVASGFGVGLLVGMTGVGGGSLMTPLLILLFGIHPTTAVGTDLLYAAATKTGGSVVHGWSRSVHWPAVLRLACGSIPASALTLLVLWKLDLKSDSERNLVNLVLCFALLLTATSLIFRKSIMERYRKRLEGVDERTTAIATVVTGIVLGVLVSISSVGAGAVGVTVLLLLYPRLPMATIVGSDIAHAVPLTLVAGAGHWLLGSVDWGLMGVLLLGSLPGIILGSYSATRVPETVLRAALACVLVVVAGKIMFAELNLSSAIVTALAWSH from the coding sequence ATGATCGATCCGCTCTATGTCGCCTCTGGTTTCGGCGTCGGCCTGCTTGTCGGGATGACCGGCGTGGGGGGCGGCTCGTTGATGACGCCGCTCTTGATCCTGCTGTTCGGCATCCATCCCACGACCGCCGTCGGCACCGACCTGCTCTATGCCGCCGCCACCAAGACCGGCGGCAGCGTGGTGCATGGCTGGTCACGCAGCGTGCACTGGCCGGCGGTGCTGCGGCTCGCCTGCGGCAGCATTCCGGCGAGCGCGCTGACGTTGCTGGTGCTGTGGAAGCTCGACCTGAAAAGCGATTCCGAGCGCAACCTCGTCAACCTCGTGCTGTGCTTTGCGCTGCTGCTGACCGCGACCTCGCTGATCTTCCGCAAATCGATCATGGAGCGCTACCGCAAGCGCCTCGAAGGTGTCGACGAGCGCACCACCGCGATCGCGACCGTCGTCACCGGCATCGTGCTTGGCGTGCTGGTCTCGATTTCGTCCGTCGGCGCCGGCGCGGTCGGCGTGACCGTGCTGCTGCTGCTCTACCCGCGGCTGCCGATGGCGACCATCGTCGGCTCCGACATCGCGCATGCGGTGCCGCTGACGCTGGTCGCGGGCGCCGGACACTGGCTGCTCGGCTCGGTCGACTGGGGCCTGATGGGCGTTCTGCTGCTGGGCTCGCTGCCCGGCATCATCCTCGGCAGTTACAGCGCAACGCGCGTGCCCGAGACGGTGCTGCGGGCCGCGCTCGCCTGCGTCCTCGTCGTGGTCGCTGGCAAGATCATGTTCGCGGAGCTGAACCTGTCGTCCGCGATCGTGACGGCGCTGGCCTGGAGCCATTAG
- a CDS encoding flippase — MAVMDAEPATTGPAGLIARLRARLTGGSSEASLTRRLAGTIFIIRVISAGLAYFSQVLLARWMGTSDYGIYVYVWTWVLLLGSMMDFGISASAQKIIPEYRTSGEHALLRGFLSGSRWLTFAVSTLVSLALAGIVRLLSPWINPAEELPLYIGCMTLPAFVVANTQDGIARSHDWMQLGLMPQFIIRQALIIGITAAAFLLGYHLGAVAAMVASLGAVWIAMTGQMVVLNRKLADHIEPGPKAYDISGWLAVSLPILLVESFYLLLSYTDVLVLQQFRPSDEVGVYFAVVKTLALVSFIHYAMSATTAHRFAEYNALGDKARLSAYVAHAINWTFWPSLAATVVLLALGKPLLWLFGPQFVVGYDIMFVAAIGLVVRAAIGPVERLLNMLGQQKICALAYALAFVMNLVLCIALVPRYGGHGAAAATSISLTFETVLLFWIVRQRLGLHVLAFGK, encoded by the coding sequence TTGGCCGTGATGGATGCAGAACCCGCAACGACCGGACCGGCCGGGCTGATCGCGCGGCTGCGGGCCAGGTTGACCGGCGGATCGAGCGAGGCGTCGCTGACGCGGCGGCTGGCGGGCACCATCTTCATCATCCGCGTCATCAGCGCGGGCCTCGCCTATTTCTCGCAGGTGCTGCTGGCGCGCTGGATGGGTACCTCCGACTACGGCATCTATGTCTATGTCTGGACCTGGGTGCTGCTGCTCGGCAGCATGATGGATTTCGGCATCTCCGCCTCCGCGCAGAAGATCATTCCGGAGTACCGCACCAGCGGTGAGCATGCGCTGCTGCGCGGCTTCCTCTCCGGCAGCCGCTGGCTGACCTTTGCCGTCTCCACACTGGTGTCGCTCGCCCTTGCCGGCATCGTCAGGCTGCTGTCGCCCTGGATCAACCCGGCCGAGGAGCTGCCGCTCTATATCGGCTGCATGACGCTGCCCGCCTTCGTCGTTGCCAACACCCAGGACGGCATCGCGCGCTCGCATGACTGGATGCAGCTCGGCCTGATGCCGCAATTCATCATCCGCCAGGCGCTGATCATCGGCATCACCGCCGCGGCGTTCCTGCTCGGCTATCATCTCGGCGCGGTCGCCGCGATGGTCGCAAGCCTCGGTGCGGTGTGGATCGCGATGACCGGGCAGATGGTGGTGCTGAACCGCAAGCTCGCCGATCACATCGAGCCGGGCCCCAAGGCTTACGACATCAGCGGCTGGCTCGCGGTGTCACTCCCGATCCTGCTGGTCGAAAGTTTTTATCTGCTGCTGTCCTACACCGACGTGCTGGTGCTGCAGCAGTTCCGTCCATCCGACGAGGTCGGCGTGTATTTCGCCGTGGTGAAGACGCTGGCGCTGGTGTCGTTCATCCACTACGCGATGTCGGCGACGACGGCGCATCGCTTCGCCGAATACAACGCCCTCGGCGACAAGGCGCGGCTGTCGGCTTATGTGGCGCATGCCATCAACTGGACGTTCTGGCCGTCGCTGGCGGCAACGGTCGTGCTGCTCGCGCTCGGCAAGCCGCTGCTCTGGCTGTTCGGACCGCAATTTGTGGTCGGCTACGACATCATGTTCGTCGCCGCCATCGGCCTCGTCGTGCGCGCCGCGATCGGGCCAGTCGAGCGACTGCTCAACATGCTCGGCCAGCAGAAGATCTGCGCCCTCGCCTACGCGCTGGCCTTCGTGATGAACCTCGTGCTCTGCATTGCCCTGGTGCCGCGCTACGGCGGCCACGGCGCCGCGGCCGCAACCTCGATCTCGCTCACATTCGAGACGGTGCTGCTGTTCTGGATCGTGCGGCAGCGGCTGGGGCTGCACGTGCTGGCGTTTGGCAAATAG
- a CDS encoding protein-disulfide reductase DsbD domain-containing protein yields MLTRVPLRAAIGVATTLLASSLAFAAHADDASPWQRDGHSAVRLVAGSRSGAVLLGGISFQIQPGWKTYWRMPGDSGVPPRFDFSKSDNVEAVTVMWPAPQKFDDGAGGHSIGYHDQIVLPLRIVPKAADKPVTLRAEINYAVCEKLCIPVEASAELGFNNVASTEDANLRAALDTVPKPANIGDPNPLTIRDVKRDGPKNVVVDVVVPDKRNVNLFVEGPTPDWALPIPAPVDQAPPGVKRFTFELDGLPPGAKPDGAALKFTLVGPEKSYEFNTSLD; encoded by the coding sequence ATGCTGACAAGAGTTCCCCTGCGTGCGGCGATTGGCGTCGCGACAACCCTGCTTGCGTCGTCGCTGGCGTTCGCGGCTCATGCCGACGACGCCTCGCCCTGGCAGCGCGACGGACACTCCGCGGTGCGGCTGGTCGCGGGCTCGCGCAGCGGCGCGGTGCTGCTCGGCGGTATCTCCTTCCAGATCCAGCCCGGCTGGAAGACCTATTGGCGCATGCCGGGCGATTCCGGCGTTCCGCCGCGGTTCGACTTCTCGAAGTCGGATAATGTCGAAGCGGTGACGGTGATGTGGCCGGCGCCGCAGAAATTCGACGACGGCGCGGGCGGCCACTCGATCGGCTATCACGACCAGATCGTGCTGCCCCTGCGCATCGTGCCCAAGGCCGCCGACAAGCCGGTGACCTTGCGCGCCGAGATCAACTACGCCGTGTGCGAGAAGCTCTGCATTCCCGTCGAGGCCAGTGCCGAGCTCGGCTTCAACAACGTCGCCTCGACCGAGGACGCGAATTTGCGCGCCGCACTCGACACGGTGCCGAAGCCGGCCAATATCGGCGATCCCAATCCGCTGACCATCCGCGACGTCAAGCGCGATGGGCCCAAGAACGTGGTGGTCGACGTGGTCGTGCCTGACAAGCGCAACGTCAACCTGTTCGTGGAAGGGCCGACGCCGGACTGGGCCTTGCCGATTCCGGCCCCGGTCGACCAGGCACCGCCGGGCGTGAAGCGATTTACCTTCGAGCTCGACGGGCTGCCGCCGGGGGCCAAGCCTGATGGGGCGGCGTTGAAATTCACGCTGGTCGGGCCGGAGAAGTCGTACGAGTTCAATACGAGTTTGGATTGA
- a CDS encoding YqgE/AlgH family protein produces the protein MAPTGKRTGESTRSAGPALPSSAGYLDGRLLIAMPVMGDSRFERSVIYLCAHSAEGAMGIIVNQPAGSIDFPELLQQLGIIKKGEHIKLPGNAETMKVLQGGPVDTGRGFVLHSSDFYIEKATLRIDDGVCLTATVDILRAIANGSGPKHAILALGYAGWAPGQLETEIQSNGWLHCDADADLIFGDDVEEKYGRALRKIGIDPGMLSNEAGHA, from the coding sequence ATGGCTCCTACAGGCAAGAGGACGGGCGAAAGCACCCGCAGCGCAGGCCCTGCGCTCCCCAGCTCGGCCGGTTATCTGGACGGCCGGCTCCTGATCGCAATGCCCGTGATGGGTGACTCCCGCTTCGAACGCTCGGTGATCTATCTCTGCGCCCATTCGGCCGAGGGCGCGATGGGCATCATCGTCAACCAGCCGGCCGGCAGCATCGACTTTCCCGAGCTCTTGCAGCAGCTCGGCATCATCAAGAAGGGCGAGCACATCAAGCTGCCCGGGAATGCCGAAACCATGAAGGTATTGCAGGGCGGTCCCGTCGACACCGGCCGCGGCTTCGTGCTGCATTCCAGCGACTTCTACATCGAGAAGGCGACGCTGCGCATCGACGACGGTGTCTGCCTCACCGCGACCGTCGACATCCTGCGCGCGATCGCCAACGGCTCCGGCCCCAAGCACGCCATCCTCGCACTCGGCTATGCCGGCTGGGCGCCGGGCCAGCTCGAGACCGAGATCCAGAGCAATGGCTGGCTGCATTGCGACGCCGATGCCGACCTGATCTTCGGCGACGATGTCGAGGAGAAGTACGGCCGGGCGCTACGCAAGATCGGCATCGATCCCGGCATGCTCTCGAACGAGGCCGGGCACGCGTAG
- a CDS encoding TauD/TfdA dioxygenase family protein, protein MTIAIRQLQKHFVGEVSGLDLRKPLTPDEAREVEAGMDKYAVLVFHDQDITDEQQMAFALNFGQREDARGGTVTKEKDYRLQSGLNDVSNLGKDGKPLAKDSRTHLFNLGNCLWHSDSSFRPIPAKFSLLSARVVNPKGGNTEFADMRAAYDALDDEIKAELEDLVCEHSLMYSRGSLGFTEYTEEEKEMFKPVLQRLVRTHPVHRRKSLYLSSHAGKVVGMSMPEGRLLLRDLNEHATQAEFVYVHKWKLHDLVMWDNRQTMHRVRRYDQSQPRDMRRATVAGTEPTVQQQAAE, encoded by the coding sequence ATGACGATCGCCATCCGGCAGCTTCAGAAGCATTTTGTCGGCGAGGTTTCGGGCCTCGATCTGCGCAAGCCGCTGACACCGGACGAGGCGCGCGAGGTCGAGGCGGGAATGGACAAGTACGCGGTGCTGGTCTTCCACGACCAGGACATCACCGACGAGCAGCAGATGGCGTTTGCGCTCAACTTCGGCCAGCGCGAGGATGCGCGCGGCGGCACCGTGACCAAGGAAAAGGACTACCGTCTTCAGTCCGGCCTCAACGACGTCTCCAATCTCGGCAAGGACGGCAAGCCGCTGGCCAAGGACAGCCGCACGCATCTGTTCAATCTCGGCAACTGCCTGTGGCATTCCGACAGCTCGTTCCGCCCGATCCCGGCAAAGTTCTCGCTGCTGTCGGCGCGCGTGGTGAACCCGAAGGGCGGCAACACCGAATTCGCCGACATGCGCGCGGCCTATGACGCGCTCGACGACGAGATCAAGGCGGAGCTCGAGGACCTCGTCTGCGAGCACTCGCTGATGTATTCGCGGGGATCGCTCGGCTTCACCGAATATACCGAAGAAGAAAAGGAGATGTTCAAGCCAGTGCTGCAACGGCTGGTGCGCACCCATCCGGTGCATCGCCGCAAGTCGCTGTATCTGTCATCGCACGCCGGCAAGGTGGTCGGCATGAGCATGCCGGAGGGACGCCTGCTGCTGCGCGACCTCAACGAGCATGCGACGCAAGCAGAGTTCGTCTATGTCCACAAATGGAAGCTGCATGACCTCGTGATGTGGGACAACCGCCAGACCATGCACCGCGTCCGCCGCTACGACCAGTCCCAGCCGCGCGACATGCGCAGGGCGACGGTGGCGGGGACCGAGCCGACGGTGCAGCAGCAGGCGGCGGAGTAG
- a CDS encoding SDR family NAD(P)-dependent oxidoreductase — protein sequence MTESRELSRSVKGLTVLVTGAASGMGRATARVFATEGANVAVTDYDEQGALSVAKEIAASGGAAKAWKLDVADAGEIKRVVGDVAAHFGGLDIIVNNAGISVRVPIDDETYEDAWAKGIAVMLTAHPRIIRAALPHLRKSKSPRIVNIASTEALGATALHSPYSAAKGGVASLTRSLAVELGREGITVNCICPGPIRTAITDRISEEHKTIYAKRRTALGRYGDPEEVAHMTLSLCLPAASFLTGAVIPVDGGLMARNA from the coding sequence ATGACCGAGTCCAGAGAGCTCAGCCGGTCGGTGAAGGGCCTGACCGTTCTCGTCACCGGCGCCGCCAGCGGCATGGGACGCGCGACCGCGCGCGTATTTGCGACCGAGGGCGCGAACGTTGCCGTCACCGATTATGACGAGCAAGGCGCGCTATCCGTTGCCAAGGAGATCGCGGCGAGCGGCGGCGCGGCGAAGGCGTGGAAGCTCGACGTCGCCGATGCCGGCGAGATCAAGCGCGTCGTCGGCGATGTCGCCGCGCATTTCGGCGGACTCGACATCATCGTCAACAATGCAGGCATCTCCGTACGCGTCCCGATCGACGACGAGACTTATGAAGACGCCTGGGCCAAGGGCATCGCCGTGATGCTGACGGCGCATCCGCGCATCATCCGCGCCGCGCTGCCGCATTTGCGTAAGTCGAAGAGCCCGCGCATCGTCAACATCGCCTCGACCGAGGCGCTCGGCGCCACCGCGCTGCACAGCCCCTATTCGGCGGCGAAGGGCGGCGTGGCGAGCCTGACCCGCTCGCTCGCGGTCGAGCTCGGCCGCGAGGGCATCACGGTCAACTGCATCTGCCCGGGGCCGATCCGCACCGCGATCACCGACCGCATCTCGGAGGAGCACAAGACCATCTACGCCAAGCGCCGCACGGCACTCGGCCGCTACGGCGACCCCGAAGAGGTCGCGCATATGACGCTGAGCCTGTGTCTGCCGGCGGCGTCTTTCCTCACGGGCGCGGTGATCCCAGTCGACGGCGGGTTGATGGCGCGCAACGCGTGA
- a CDS encoding SDR family NAD(P)-dependent oxidoreductase, translating to MANELDFSGKQVLVVGGSSGIGNGIAQAFRVRGASVAVCGTRAHATEYSAAEGSDLTGLAYAQLDVSNAGAIEAFTPSFDRLDILVLAQGAVIYRRGEFEMSGFRKVVEVNLMSLMACATRFHSMLRDAKGALIMVSSTAAYHSTMGNPAYNASKTGAVGLTRTLGEAWAEDGIRVNGIAPGLVDTKMTKVTTDNPKRLEGALLRIPLRRLGTPADMAGAALFLASPLSSYIIGQTLVVDGGLIL from the coding sequence ATGGCGAACGAGCTCGATTTCTCAGGCAAGCAGGTGCTGGTCGTCGGCGGTTCCAGCGGCATCGGCAACGGCATCGCGCAGGCCTTTCGCGTCAGGGGCGCTAGCGTTGCGGTTTGCGGCACGCGTGCTCATGCAACGGAATATTCGGCGGCGGAAGGCTCCGATCTCACCGGTCTCGCGTACGCGCAACTCGACGTCAGCAATGCCGGTGCCATCGAGGCGTTCACGCCGTCCTTCGACCGGCTCGATATCCTGGTGCTCGCGCAGGGGGCGGTGATCTATCGCCGCGGCGAGTTCGAGATGAGCGGCTTCCGCAAGGTCGTCGAGGTCAATCTGATGAGCCTGATGGCGTGCGCAACGCGATTCCATTCCATGTTGCGAGACGCCAAGGGCGCGCTGATCATGGTGTCCTCGACCGCGGCCTATCACTCCACCATGGGCAATCCCGCCTACAACGCCTCGAAGACCGGCGCGGTCGGATTGACGCGCACGCTCGGCGAGGCGTGGGCCGAGGACGGCATCCGTGTCAACGGCATCGCGCCGGGCCTCGTCGACACCAAGATGACGAAGGTGACGACGGACAATCCCAAGCGGCTCGAAGGTGCACTTTTGCGCATTCCGCTGCGGCGATTGGGCACGCCCGCCGACATGGCGGGCGCCGCACTGTTCCTGGCCTCGCCGCTGTCGTCCTACATCATCGGCCAGACGCTGGTCGTCGATGGGGGACTCATTCTCTAA
- a CDS encoding CsbD family protein: protein MDTDRIVGSAKEYAGRAEGAVGDMAGDAKTQASGKAREAAGTVQNLYGQAKDAVRDAADTATGYAKDAYENSGDTFRDGTQALSKKVQDNPLGALLVAGGIGFALALLMSRPARRPPPSRWRY from the coding sequence ATGGACACGGATCGGATTGTCGGATCGGCGAAGGAATATGCCGGACGCGCGGAAGGCGCAGTCGGAGACATGGCAGGCGATGCCAAGACGCAGGCGTCGGGCAAGGCACGCGAAGCCGCAGGCACGGTGCAGAACCTCTACGGCCAGGCCAAGGATGCCGTGCGCGATGCTGCGGACACCGCGACGGGCTACGCCAAGGACGCCTATGAGAACAGCGGCGACACCTTCCGCGATGGCACACAGGCGCTGTCGAAGAAGGTGCAGGACAATCCGCTCGGCGCGCTGCTGGTCGCCGGCGGTATCGGCTTCGCACTCGCCCTGCTGATGTCGCGCCCCGCACGTCGCCCGCCGCCGTCGCGCTGGCGCTATTGA
- a CDS encoding SGNH/GDSL hydrolase family protein has protein sequence MSKPKSFFKALTETGPLIALGTALAILVSIAGPASAQFFNFPGFGGPPQRQAPPPRQGGGGGGWFGGDFFAPFQQPQQQAPRQDFSRAPAPAKRDTTPDKNVLVIGDAMADWLAYGLEDAYTEQPDMGVIRKHKTTSGLIKYQPKGEPSDWAAAARGILETEKPDVIVVMLGLNDRISIREPVVDKSDKDKDKKNDKGARAKPQTKPGEAKPGDAKPDTAAKPDDKPADTDLPQDDADNADTPAAAPEKTARNPNGVYEFRDERWVELYGKKIEELANVLKAKGVPVLWVGLPAIRGPKGTADMLFLDSLYREGAAKAGITYVDVWDGFVDEAGRFLQKGPDFEGQIRQLRSGDGVYFTKAGARKLAHYVEREITRLLAGRSGPIALPSEPATPDTSAEPGKPAPRPLAGPIVPLVAASISTDQLLGGPGSRPAAVDALAAKTMVKGEPLTAPAGRADDYAWPRREVGREQAKGDTPMAATTPEGGAAPGSAGTGAAAALAPPKLAPKKPPAPPQQPAQAAPSFRDFFGFGSPQPPPRQFAPAPRNPNPNPAIPRPPGNVGRSAEIFR, from the coding sequence ATGTCGAAGCCAAAGTCTTTCTTCAAGGCGCTGACCGAGACCGGCCCGTTGATCGCGCTGGGGACGGCGCTTGCGATCCTGGTCTCGATCGCGGGACCTGCCTCGGCGCAGTTCTTCAACTTCCCCGGCTTCGGCGGCCCACCGCAACGCCAGGCCCCGCCGCCGCGTCAAGGCGGTGGTGGCGGTGGCTGGTTCGGCGGTGATTTCTTCGCGCCGTTCCAGCAACCACAACAGCAGGCCCCGCGTCAGGATTTTTCGCGCGCGCCGGCACCAGCCAAGCGCGACACCACGCCCGACAAGAACGTGCTCGTGATCGGCGATGCCATGGCCGACTGGCTCGCCTATGGCCTCGAAGACGCCTACACCGAGCAGCCCGACATGGGCGTGATCCGCAAGCACAAGACCACCTCGGGCCTGATCAAGTACCAGCCGAAGGGCGAGCCCTCGGATTGGGCGGCGGCGGCCAGAGGTATCCTCGAGACCGAAAAGCCTGACGTCATCGTCGTCATGCTCGGTCTCAACGACCGCATCTCGATCCGCGAGCCGGTTGTCGACAAGTCGGACAAAGACAAGGACAAGAAGAACGACAAGGGCGCGCGCGCCAAGCCGCAAACCAAGCCGGGTGAGGCCAAGCCCGGCGACGCCAAGCCGGACACCGCCGCCAAGCCCGACGACAAGCCGGCCGACACCGATCTGCCGCAGGATGATGCCGACAACGCCGACACGCCTGCGGCCGCGCCGGAAAAGACGGCGCGCAATCCGAACGGCGTCTATGAATTCCGCGACGAGCGCTGGGTCGAACTCTACGGCAAGAAGATCGAGGAGCTCGCGAACGTCCTCAAGGCCAAGGGCGTGCCGGTGCTCTGGGTCGGCCTGCCCGCGATCCGCGGCCCCAAGGGCACGGCGGACATGCTGTTCCTGGATTCGCTCTACCGCGAGGGCGCGGCCAAGGCCGGAATCACCTATGTCGACGTCTGGGACGGCTTCGTCGACGAAGCCGGCCGCTTCCTCCAGAAGGGCCCGGACTTCGAAGGCCAGATCCGCCAGCTGCGCAGCGGTGACGGCGTCTATTTCACCAAGGCCGGCGCGCGCAAGCTCGCGCACTATGTCGAGCGCGAGATCACGCGCCTGTTGGCGGGCCGCTCCGGCCCGATCGCGCTGCCGAGCGAGCCGGCGACGCCCGACACCAGCGCCGAGCCCGGCAAGCCGGCGCCGCGGCCGCTGGCCGGCCCGATCGTGCCGCTGGTGGCGGCCTCGATCTCGACCGATCAATTGCTGGGCGGACCGGGCTCGCGTCCCGCCGCCGTCGATGCGCTCGCTGCCAAGACGATGGTGAAGGGTGAGCCGCTGACGGCGCCCGCAGGCCGCGCCGACGATTATGCCTGGCCGCGCCGCGAAGTCGGCCGCGAGCAGGCCAAGGGCGATACGCCGATGGCGGCGACGACGCCTGAGGGCGGTGCCGCCCCGGGTTCGGCAGGCACGGGTGCCGCCGCCGCGCTCGCGCCGCCGAAGCTCGCGCCGAAGAAGCCGCCGGCACCGCCACAGCAGCCGGCGCAGGCCGCGCCATCATTTCGCGATTTCTTCGGCTTCGGCTCGCCGCAGCCACCGCCGCGTCAATTCGCGCCGGCGCCGCGCAATCCGAATCCCAACCCCGCGATCCCGCGGCCGCCTGGCAATGTCGGGCGCTCGGCCGAGATTTTCCGGTAG
- a CDS encoding lytic murein transglycosylase, with product MAALAKRAGSLTGVIVAVAILLPASVNAQSQNGLSNLFGGIFSGPNPAPAQAPPGPGGVQTGVQPWSGEDGASGHPLMTAAAIREAASNFDNCVAGMWPDAARRGITQENFQRFTAGLSPDLRIMDLMDSQPEFTKSIWDYLDILVNDNRLAKGREVLAKYKAQFDATEKAYGVDRYIIAAIWGIESNYSTQMGDRSVLQSTATLACIGRRQAYFKDEFLSALEILNRGDLRPEQMRGSWAGAFGPTQFMPTAFKRFAVDGDGDGRRDVVDNPTDLIASTANNLKKDGWQSGQTWGFEVVVPQGFNYMLADRAKAMTIAQWEKLGLKRATGQPFPHPAEKAYLLAPAGAQGPGFLMLQNYRVIMKYNPAEAYALAIGHFADRLRGGQPFVQPWPRQERELSRTERLELQQLLAQRGFYKGTPDGQFGGQTREALRNFQASIGVPADGFASSDVLDRLRGR from the coding sequence ATGGCAGCACTGGCGAAACGTGCCGGATCTTTGACCGGAGTGATTGTTGCAGTTGCAATACTGCTGCCGGCCAGCGTGAACGCCCAGTCGCAAAACGGCCTGTCGAACCTGTTCGGCGGCATTTTCTCCGGCCCCAATCCGGCGCCCGCGCAGGCCCCGCCCGGCCCCGGCGGGGTACAAACGGGAGTCCAACCTTGGAGCGGCGAGGACGGCGCCTCCGGCCATCCGCTGATGACGGCGGCAGCGATCCGCGAGGCGGCCTCCAATTTTGACAATTGCGTTGCCGGGATGTGGCCCGATGCCGCACGGCGCGGCATCACCCAGGAGAATTTCCAGCGCTTCACCGCCGGGCTCTCGCCCGACCTGCGCATCATGGACCTGATGGACTCGCAGCCGGAATTCACGAAATCGATCTGGGACTATCTCGACATCCTCGTGAACGACAACCGCCTCGCCAAGGGCCGCGAGGTGCTCGCCAAATACAAGGCGCAGTTCGACGCCACCGAGAAGGCATACGGCGTCGATCGCTACATCATCGCCGCGATCTGGGGCATCGAATCCAACTACTCGACACAGATGGGCGACCGCAGCGTGCTGCAATCGACCGCGACGCTCGCCTGCATCGGTCGCCGCCAAGCCTATTTCAAAGACGAGTTTCTCTCCGCGCTGGAGATCCTCAACCGCGGCGATCTCAGGCCCGAGCAGATGCGCGGCTCATGGGCCGGCGCGTTCGGCCCGACCCAGTTCATGCCGACTGCGTTCAAGCGCTTTGCCGTCGATGGCGACGGCGATGGACGGCGCGACGTCGTCGACAATCCCACCGACCTGATTGCGTCGACCGCCAACAACCTGAAGAAGGACGGCTGGCAGTCGGGCCAGACCTGGGGCTTCGAGGTCGTGGTGCCGCAGGGCTTCAACTACATGCTGGCCGATCGCGCCAAGGCGATGACGATCGCGCAATGGGAGAAGCTCGGCCTCAAGCGGGCGACGGGCCAGCCCTTCCCACATCCGGCGGAAAAGGCCTATCTGCTGGCACCGGCGGGCGCGCAAGGCCCCGGCTTTCTGATGCTGCAGAACTACCGCGTCATCATGAAGTACAATCCGGCCGAGGCCTATGCGCTGGCGATCGGCCATTTCGCCGATCGGCTGCGCGGTGGCCAGCCCTTCGTGCAGCCCTGGCCGCGCCAGGAGCGCGAATTGTCCCGCACCGAGCGGCTGGAGCTCCAGCAGCTGCTGGCCCAGCGCGGCTTCTACAAGGGCACCCCGGACGGCCAGTTCGGCGGCCAGACAAGGGAAGCCCTGCGCAATTTCCAGGCCTCGATCGGGGTCCCCGCGGACGGGTTTGCCTCCTCCGATGTGCTGGACCGGTTGCGCGGGCGGTAA